The following nucleotide sequence is from Toxoplasma gondii ME49 chromosome IV, whole genome shotgun sequence.
AAAGCACCCTGGAGCTCTTCGAGAAACAAACGATCCGACAGTCGTGAGTGATGTAACACAAATTAGCGCCAAAGGAGCATCCAACAAAGGCTAAAAATGAATTCTGAACCATTTTGGGAGACATACAGTGGCCGGACTCGACAGATGAATGTGATGCAAGGACTCGAAGCGACCACCTCCAGGGTACGTCTCCAGAAGCATTTGTGGGTGGATGGTCAGCTATATATTGTCACCGTTATGAATCGATTGCAGGTGTTTGCAACAAGACGGTAGCACGACGTATCTTGTTGAGTGTTGACCGGTATTGCGCAACATCACTCGTAGGTTCCCAAGAGTATGAGAAGCCCGAATCCCTCACTTGACAACAAGCCGTGCAGCTGAAATACTCTTCCAAAATGAATGTTTAGTTGATTTTGTTTGGTACATGCAGAAGGGACACAATCCGATAAGAAGCATCAGAACTCCCTCCGACGATTCTTGTTTGCAGTCCTGGTACGAGCATGCAGAAGTTGCACAGAACACACAGCCACAGCGCCACCTGCCATTACCTCAATGCTTTTTGCTTTCTTCAAGAGTTCCTTGGCAGTTTGCCCGACAGCCACGATTTGAGGGcgctgaaaaaaacacagcATTCAACGCCGACAGCGCGAAGCAGACTGTATCGGAGCAAGAAGGGCAAATGCTGAGAATCACAAACGCAGAGTCCGGCCTGCTTGTACGAACGAAGATGATGTTTTCAATGCACAGGTGTTAACTGTAGAAAACGATGGGGCATCTCAGAACGAACGAAGGTGAAAGAAAGCAGCTGCAGTATGAAATGTGTCATCTTTCCCCGCCAGTTACCCGCTCTTCCAACTAAGGCTTTCGGTCACTGCATAGAGGGAGAATTCACAGCCCAAAAGGAGTACTAAAGGTGAACCACGACTCTGCCGAGTACATGCGtgtacgcatgcacatcACCGCAGACGTAGcacttctccttcttcataCACCAAATTCGTTCCATGCACAACTACGTAAGCCAGAGAACTTCGCGAGTATACTCATCCATCACTGTACACCTGTGCAGCAGACGCTGTGCAACGCCAGGCAATGTGTGCCTTCCTACGCAACCAGTTGAATTCTTTGCGGGGAAGCGTTGCCCTCAGTTCTTACCAGATCCGCCCGTGCCTTCTCGAAGATTTTCTGAACAGACACAATGGAAGGGGAAGCAACAGGCCACAGCCGCTCAGTGAGGAGTCTTTAAGACACTGGAACTTGCAGTCAGATGAAATCAGAAGAGTGCGCGGACTATCCGCCAACCGTAGTTCCAACAGCGCGCCATATGAAAAGCGACGAAGGGAGTGAGGAGAACTCTCCGCTTCCCCCCACTGCTTCTAAGCCGCAAGATAAATGAGGCAGTCGACTAAGAACTGCCCGAGTCGCGGAGCCAACAACGGCTCTCTGcgggagaagacagcagaTTGCTGCGGCTGACCCTTTCAAAGGTGCAAACAAATCACTTTTCAGCCTCAAGAGCACACTCGAATTCTTACCAGATGCTGCATGATGGCGACAGCATTGTCCCGGTACGGAGTCCCTGCGCTGAAGAATGAATCAGTAGCTCGGCTAATGCCGCGATGAGTTTTCTCCCATTCTGCAGCGAGACCGGGACACAGAGCGACACTCAGAGTCGCCGCTCATGGTTCAggacaaagaaaggaaagactgTACCCCATCGAGCCAACGACACTGGGGGGGAACAGAGATGGGCTGGTGCCGCGCACCCAGGGAAGGAATTCCTCGCAAGCATGCCTCACAGAACGGGGGAAAAGACAGGCTACTCCGTGCTTCGTCCTCTCGGGAGGACATCGAAGTGCGTCACCCTGTGTGTCAGCATGCCCCGGATAGTCGTTTTTCTCTAGCGCGCGCTGCTCACCTGCAAACAACTTGTCCAGCTTCTTCAGGTACTCCTGAACGCGCTTAATAAGCTTTGCTTGCTCGCGAAGCTGTGCCCCGatgcttcccttcttcttcgagccTCCCTGACCCATGGTGAAGACGCTGAAGGTACCGGAGCGACGGATTCTTGGTGCGCTTTGCCGTTCCGACGTGGCTCATCATCCGAGACTCCCTCCCCTCCCGAAGTTCTCGTCAACTGGTCGCGCACCGCGTTCTCAGCGTGACAGTGACGAACCACTGAAGGGAGTGGTTTCTGAGGAGCAGTTTTTGTAGAGAGACCAGGGCACCCACGCAAGAAAGGAGCCGTGGCGATCAAAGCTGAAACACCCGCTGCAATGTGTCAAGGGCGAAgtgttctttcttcgttgaTGAGCGCTGCTCGAGCGATCTGTTAGGCCGGCGCTCTCCCGCTGTATGAGAGTTAATTGACGGCCCTAGACCTGTACGAGATGTCGCTGTACGTTGTAGACCGGGGATGAGGTGTTGCTTCTCCACAGAGACTCCCGCACCTAAAGTCTCGTTTCATCTTTCAGCTGTCGACCAACCGACCAGGCCTAAGCAGCGCAAAGACGGTGCCCGTGTCCCAGACTGCAGAGAGATTCAACGGAGAGTCCTCGCATAGGGTGAATCCATACGAAAATGCAACTCCTGCTGCTCAGCCACAAACTCGGCGGAGCCGCCGCCCTCACAAAGCTTCACGGTCTTCAGCAGACGTGCAAGCGCAACCCGGCACTTTTCTGCCAATGTTGCGGATCCACGGTTGAAAGCAGTGAGGATGAACCTCTTGTGACGCGTCCGCGGTCGGCAAAACAGTGGAGGGTCTCAGATGAAAGACAGGAGGTAACCTCTACCGTGCGCGGGagcaaagagacaaaagcaaTGCACCGGCAGACCAAACGACTCTGTTATGTGCAGAGGACTGAGACAGATGGGCCGAAGAGATCGGAAACGCTTCAGTTCGTAAGCATCGTTGAGGAAGAGACTGGATAGAGTCTGCTGCGGCAGGAGCGAGGTCTCACTTTTTACTGAGACTCACTGGCTTATCTGCACGCCTTGTCGCATTAAGTCAACCTCGAAGCACCGTGGAACTATTCTCTGCCACGATAGGGAGTGGACCGGAACGGATTTTTCAGCTAAAATGATCCAGAGAGTGTCTCGTAGAACTTCGGACGGGAACAACTCGTTAAGTTCCTTACGACTGTCCAGTTCGCCAAGTCTGACTGAGAATCAAACAGACACGGATCTCTAAAATTCTGATCTCCCTGCCATTCAACTGATAGAGTTGCGGATGAAATGGTAGAAAAATCTTGAACTGAGTAAGTGCAAAGGCCTCCCTGGCGACGTGGAGCGATGGAGCAAAATATGAGAAAGATTCCGGATCACGGCCTTGGTTACCCTACTGTGTCGCACACAAAGACACGGGAGATTCTTGAAATAGCACACCAAGCAAGTGCAGAAATGTGTGCAAAATATCTGCATTTAGATGCAgtgcttcttcgttctgtTCGGTAGTTACCTAGATAGGATAGAGTCAGTCCACCACGTCGTCCcgttcgtcttttcctcgtGGCAAACAAGCTGTTACTGCGAAAAGTTGTACATAGCAcccgagagaggagcagtGTCTTGTCAAGGCAGAGCGGAGTCCTGCAGATCACGCAATAAGTCAGACTTATTTTGTCCATGCATACGGGGAGAATGATGTTTTCGCTGCGAAAAGGCAAGCTGACACGCAGTACGCGTGGATGCAGACGTGTAGGAAAAGACGGACTGCCGCACACACAGGTGGGTTCCTACACGACAATCTCGTTTGCACTGTTCCTTTCTGTTTGATCCAAGCGAGTAGTATCTCCAAATGATCCCATTTactctgccttctctgctcaTCTGTCGTTTTCTGGGCTCCACAAGTGGGGACGCCAGCCGGAACGCGACAGATTCCTTTCGAGGGTTCTGCATTCAGTGGATGCGACTGAGgacatgtgcatgcgccggaAGACATCGCTAAACCGTTCGGTTTTCCGTCGTTGCGGTCTCTTCTCGAACACGTCAGCCATAAGGAGGCTTCTTTATGCCTCCATAGAAAGCAAAAGTTGGTCGGTCGGGACGCTCAGCGCTTTGCTTTGAAGCTCGCAGCCAACTGGAGTCACTTGTCTCGTGAGTGGGTTTGTGCCACCCTGTCGGAACTCAGTTGGCCTGCAAATCATTCGTTTCCCTGCATACGCGGGAATTATCCGGTTCACACTCTGCACACATTTTCAGATGCCCGTTTCCGCGTGTTGTTTCCTGCCTCCCACATCGTCCCTTTTCCAGACTcggaaggcgagacgggGTGAAGTGTTCTCTTTGAAGCTGTGCATAGTTTCCGTGGAGAACAATCTCCTGCCGCTCTTATTTCGCTGCCACTCCGTTGCCAAAATTTACTTTATGGAAGCCTGGCACTGCCTTGAAGCGGTCCCGTTCGCGTGCTCAGTAGGTTTTGCCTTAAGCCGAAGAAGGCTTCTCGTGATCTTTTCCGCGGCAAATTATTGTGACCTTTCCCTCCTCATCCTGCCCAGTCTGATTGGTGTCCGGTCCTGGTCCCCcattctctcttttccattGCTCCCCTCGCATTTTGTACCCTGGATCTGGAAATTTTGCTCTCTGACGGCGACCCACGACGATTTCTTCTCGAGTATACACAAGTCACTTCCCTTTGACACCGCAggtctccgttttcctgcTCGGCTTGATACCGTCTAAATTTTCTAGGTGTggtcgttttctcgcgtccACTCAGAagcttcgtctttttttatCTCCTCCATCCGCGCTGTCTGTGGACTTTGCGTTCCTTGGTCGAGGAGTTGCCAAAACGTATGTTTGTTGTCACATAGCCTTAGAGGCGATAAAGCGGAAGCGACCTCTGACGCACCTACAGCCTCAGACGCTAAGGGTCAAGGAAGTTTCAACCGtgcttctcctgttctgtTTCAGGTCGAACGTTTCTGCATGATGTGCCTTCATGATGGAGTCACCTGTCGTGCCTTCCCCCGTGGCCTCCTCTCCAGCTGTTCGAGCTTCTTCGGTGTCTTGCTCTTCGTCCTACGCATCTCCAGATTCTCCATCGCCtgctcctctcgcttctgacGTCCTGGTTGTCGGGACTGGCCTGTCGGCTTGTCTCTGCGCTGCGGCTCTCGCCCGGCGAGGGGCGCGGGTTGTTCAAGTCGAAGAGTCCGCGAACTACGGTGGCGCCTACCAGAGTTTGCGTCTGCACGAGTTGATAGACTGGGCGTCTGCGGGAGAGGCGGAGCGTACCAATGAAGACAGCATGGAAGGTCCCGGCGTCGAGCTGCAGACGCCTGAACAGCCGCTCCTGGTCTTGGAGGAAAACACGGAAGAGAACGCGGTGTGTTTGTCGTGCCGCGTCGCTGCAGAGCGTCTGAAGGAGGATCCGCCTAGACCAAAAGGGGAGTTAAACgtaggcgcatgcagaacggCGCCTCAGCGGGAGTGCCTGACGACGAACTACATTGACAAAAGAGCCACGGAacctttcttgtctccggCGCAGTTCCAGCCCCGCGGAGCTCCCGGCGGGGGCTTTGGaaactttttctctcgccagatttccttttttccgtTCGCAAAAGACTTAAAGCTTTCACCAGGTGCACGGGCGCCGTGCCTCGCATCTGGCTCAGACATTCGAGGCGTGCGGACGCCGCCGGCGCCGCCTCGGTCGTCCAGCGGACACGGCGCGAATGTGGGTGACCGAGCAATCCCAGGAAGTACAGAGGCCGACGGAGACCGCGATGCGTGGAGACGGCGAATCCGGAACGAATTGCTCAAACCGTCGACGAGCAACGGCTTCAACGTCGACTTGCTACCTCGAATCCTATACAGCAGCAGTCCGGTCGTTAACATTCTCGTCGAGAGCGGAGCCGCTCGGTACCTCGAGTTCCGCCCTCTCGAAGCCCCTGTGTACGTCGCTGACCTCGAGCTCGACAAAGAGAACTTTGCACAGGAAACACAAGACGGGGAGCGCACGGACGCCACGCGGGGCGGTGACGGGGACGCCGCGGCAGGCGGGAGGACCGAAAAGAGGACCAGACCCTCCTGCACAGAGCATCGAAGTTTTTCAGTGGAACCGCGTGAGGTCACGGGCCGTCAGGATGGCTCTGAATGCCACGAAgtgaaacgaagaaagacaggaacaTCCGGCCTGGACGGCACTAGCAGGTTGTCTAGTCAGAAGAGCTCGAGCACGAAGCAAGTGTGTGCACCTCTGTCGGGTCGAGCAGGTACTCAGCAAGGAGAACACGACCGGCCTCCCCACTTGACCCTTGAGGCTGTTCCCTTGAGTCGCGGTTCCATTTTCGGGAGTTCTCTCCTAACTCTTCGCGAGAAGCGTACGCTGATGAAATTCGTATCTAGGGTCGCCACCCAGTTCCTCAGTCCACAGTTTTTGTCTGCCGCCCACTGCtggggaaggaaggaaagtgCAGCCAAGAAAAACGACCGTGAAGCTGCGAGCCTCTCGGGAAGCCATAGCAAAGACATAGCGAGAGGAGTTCCAGCAGGTAGTGGCCTGCAGATCGAGGCAGGAGGCAGTGAAGGCGAACAAAATCGAAACTTCGAGGATGAAGGTTCTCCGTTGCATTGGGAAGCGTTTCTCCGCCAGCATGATTTAACAGACCGCCTTCAGCGCTATGTCACGTTTGGCGTCTGCTTGTCTGAATGTCCTTTCTTGGGAACCCCCGCAGCGGAAAAAAGTCCTTCAGTAGTATCGTCGTCGACTCAGTCTGTGTCCGCTCTGTCCGGTGGAAAACCATATATGACTGGCTCCTCCTTGCCCCACATTGGAGAAGTGAACTCGCTCGGAAACAGTTTGGTGTGGACCGCCAGCGAGGGCGAAAGGCGCCTCGAACTGTTCGTGCAGAGCGTCGGCGCGTACAGTCGGCAAACTGCATCCGACGGTGCTTGGCTGTATCCTCTGTTTGGAACGTCGGACCTTCCCCAGGCCTTTGCTCGAGTTGCCTCGCTCAGCGAGGCGATCTGTATGCTGCGTGCAGGTATTCAAGAAATCAAACTTCTCCTCCGCACAGATGACTCGgtgacagaggcgagagctaCCCAGCCTTCCGAGGCATCTCCGCGAGGGCTAGGGAACACAGAACTGACAGCTCGCGAAGAAGGGgggacagaaaaacagaggaaccAACGAAAGAGATCTCTCTCGCAGAATGTGGCTGCTTTCGGTTACGACTTTTGTGAGGTAGCGAGGGAAAAGGGGAAGGTGCTAGAGGTGAAACTAACCAATGGAGAGACGGTGAGAACGCGCCTAATCTTGTTCGAGTCCGAGAGTCTTCCTCCACTTGACACTCCGGTCTGGAACTCAAGTTACttgaggaaaaacgaagcagGGAGGGGAAATACTTCGTCTAGCTCCGACGATGTCTGCTCGAGTGATCAAAAGGGCTCCCCTTCATGTCTAAGCCAGACACTCTTCGGAACGAACCCACAAGAAGAGGGGGCGGATACGGAAAAGTGTGTATCCACAGGAGGTGTCAGGGACCTGCACCGCGAGGCACACGACACGAGAGAACGATCGGGAGAAACTGGTGGCGTGGATGAACATCGTCACCCCTGTGCCAACGAGAAGCCAAGGTTGGAGGGGACAGACAGTCTCTACTTGTTCTCCTGCCATCTCATTGCCGTCTGCCGCAAACCGGTCCTAAACGGAAAGGGCTTCCGCATGTGCGTCTGCACAGTTAGAGCAAGCAGCAGCAACTCAGAAGATGGGCATGAAGTTCAGGAGATATCCAAGGTTAGAGAACACTCAGAAGCGGACGACTCGCAAAACGTGCGCAGTGAAACCGATGCGAAAACTGTCAACTTTCAGCGTTCCCCCTTTTCGACCGCTCGGTGGCCTGTTCACATTCTCCAGACCGACGCGTCATGCGCCACAGCACCCCGAGACTACACGGTCCTGCACCTCGTCCATCTTGGCTGTCGGTCGCTGGGGCCCTGTGAGTGTTGTCCAACCATTGTGGGCTCGAGCGAGCGCCCTTCTAGACACGAGAAAGTCACCCGAAGTGAACAAAAAGAGGCCAAAGATGTCACGGCAGGAGGCCAGAGCCCAGGGGGCCCGCGTGTGGCGACCCTGtgccgagagaaagagaagacaagccGAGACGAGTCTGAGGGACGCATGACGAGAACGCAAGAAAACATCTCGTGTAAAATCCTCAGAGAGGTGCTGCGTTCTCTGCTTGCGAGGGCGCAAGATGGGAACCCGGAAGACGACTGCTTGCTGTCTTGctcctttgttttctgtcctGCCTTGGAGCGCCCTTGCGAGGATGCGTTTGCCAACCGATCAAGCAAGCGCTTCGAAGGCTTCCTAAGGGGCTTCAGAGAGGGCCCTCTTATCCCCGCAGACACTCTTGAGCGACTTAAAAAGATGGGCTCAtgccacagagagaaaggggaaaaagACAAGGCTCTAGGTTCCGAGGCATTACCGGAGCAGAGTGATCCGGCTGTAGCATGTGCCGAGACAGAGCCCGTtacagaggaaacagatgGCGGGTCTGACGAAGAGAAGGTTCGCGAAAAAGCAAGCAACCACAATGGGGTGAATGGAGTGTCGGCGCTGAACAGCTCTCCCATAGAGCGGGCCAAACACTCTGGAgtcaacgaagaagaccctgCGGGGGGACAATCTTCTGGAACGCTCTCTGCCGTGAGTCTAGCTCTGCGGAATGAAGATGGCAGGAAAGAGACTTCTGCTTCTCAGGTGGTTACAGGGGACgcaaaagcagagaacgacgaagcGACACAACTGAGCACCACAGAAATGCTCGTCGAAGCGAGCGGCGTAAAGGGCTGCGGGTTCGTGCTTTTGCCCTCTGCCCCTGTtactcccttcttctctttgttgtCCGAACCTCTCGTGTGTCGCGAcatcctttcgtctctcctttcctgtaAGGACACGCTCAACGTGGACGAAATGGTGCCCAAGCACATCATGCAGGGACTggaggaagtggaagagTTTCAAAGGGTGATAAATGCTCCATATGAACAGCTCGATAAACTCGGGATATCAGTCACTCCCGAAGCCGAAGACGAGCTTCCGGTGAACTAGGTTTCAAGcaggaggcgacggcggTCCTGACAAGCACCACCTTGCTGTGTTGGGAACCGCCAAACCCGAGGAGGCGAACCCTGGCAAAGTGCCACGCTCGACTGGCCCTCCGTAGTGTCCTGTATGTTTGACGATGTTTGTATATGATTAGCTTTTTGTGTTTAGAGCGTCAGCAGTGTCGCAACACATGTGTGAGAGTTCAAAGTGTAAAATTACCTGTCGGAATGCAAAAGGTAATGTAAGCAAATGAAGATGAAAGCAGCGCTTGACTGCATGTATTTACGCCGAAATCTACTCAGTGTGTGAGCTCAGGATCCACAATCGGGTGGTAGCTCTGAGTTCGATAGTAGCCAGCGGCGTTGTAATGTGTTGACAGAAATGGCAGAGGCTCGTGAGATAAGACTGGAGAGACCCGGCTGGCAGTTATATTAACGTTCGTGTGTCCGTGTGTTGCGGCTATCCGGCCTCCCCGTCTCCACCTGGCGGTGATGTATTCGCATCAGACTGCTGACCGGTTTCGAGAGGCTTAACTTCGTCTCTAATCGGTTTCAGTTCCCATAACTGACGGTACTAGGGTTTCCTACCACTGGATCGCTTCCCCTCGTGGCAGCGGATTAATTTTTCTTAATAGTCGGTGTATAGTGCTACAGTTCGTAGAAGTGTGTTTGAGAGACGCCACCTGCTGCGGAACCAGTCTGCATTGAAACTGTGTCGCGTTGCGGTCTTGTACATCAGCGAGTAACTGGATATACGAGGGCACAAGTCACACGGGTAGTTCGGAAGAACATGTCCGGAGAGGTTGCGACCTGTGTGCTTCGGATGAATGCCCCAATCAACCCGCTGGCGTTTCCTTTGTTTGGCATAACCAAGTATGAAAATCAACACTATCTGGCAGCAAGCAAGATTAGATGGACTAGGTTCACCATTGCCGCTGCCGCATTAAATAATGTCCACGAAGAGGCAACAGTTGAGGCGAAAGCGGGGCACTCGGCTTCCGAGGTAATGGCCCAATTTCCGGAGGAACCTATCTTGTGTTCGGCTCCATGAAGTCCCTTGAACTCTTATTGGCACTAGCTGCAATAGCCGACACAGTGGCCAGTGCTGCGAGCGAAAAGCCCAGAACCAGATAAGGTTCCAAATCCTTTCAGTTGCTACGAGCCATGAAGACCTTCTGAGTCAGTGAATCGAGAGAGAGCTTGTGTGCTGAAGACAATCAAGTATTGCTACTCTAAAGTGAGCTGCTTCGTGGCCCGGTGGTCCGTGCGAACCACAGCACAGTGCGTTGTGGCCGAAGAGGTTTCTCCGTTTTTAGTTGACATGGGAAAGTGCCACGTCCTGCAACTTCCAATCTGTTCCTGGTCTCCTACACTAAGCATTACCACATAGAAACAAAATAGAGCACGAAATCTTAAACGCATTTCCACGCAAGCCGCAGGCATGGtctgctcgcttctcttctgcctgcgCTACTTGACtaagaagacagaagataGCGTAACCATTCCTGAAGAATCTTGATTTGCTGCAGAATTAGAATTAAGTTACTTTCACATGTTCAGGTGTTTTTCTCCTGGAaagttccttttttttcctaCACACCGGACATTTTCTGGGTCACTTGACCGGCTCTCCCGGTCTGGTCGCCTGTCTGTTTGTGTGATCATGCATCGTGCCAAGAAAACGGATGTCTCTCGTGCGTCTTTTTGGGTAGAGGGTCGCCTACGAATGTGAGAAGCGTGTGTGGACGTGGTGGCGTCCACAAATTATCGCTGAACAGGAACCCTATCTTTTTTAATGGTTAAAACGGTAGTGTACCAAGCGCGATGACAAAGGCCGCCGTCCTTTTCGGCTGGTGCACGAATCAATCATCATAAATCGTATCCAAGGGTGACAGGGTGACAGCGCAACTCCGGAATGCGGCAATCAGCGAGTTGGCAGCCGCAAATTTTTTTTGCCTTGCTTCCTCGGCAACGTACCTGCTGCCGAATGCACGTTTTCCTGGCATGTGTACAactttttcttccacttcaAAAGCCTTGAGGCCTCCTAAAGGACCACTGTACATATGCCGATCACGAGAAACGTAGGCAGACTCATACTGGATCAGAGGTACTGATAGGATGAGACAGTAATGATTCGTGTATAAAGGGCGCTGTCGAGCTGCGTGAAAGATAGCCGTAGGAGGAGAGGGGCAGATGTCGTTTTGGTGTCTGCAGTTCTTCCAAGGTTTGATTCACTTGTGCACGTGTTCCAAGTATTTCAAACAGAGGGGCGATCGGTAGTCTCATGTCATACAGCGCCC
It contains:
- a CDS encoding hypothetical protein (encoded by transcript TGME49_320750), which encodes MMESPVVPSPVASSPAVRASSVSCSSSYASPDSPSPAPLASDVLVVGTGLSACLCAAALARRGARVVQVEESANYGGAYQSLRLHELIDWASAGEAERTNEDSMEGPGVELQTPEQPLLVLEENTEENAVCLSCRVAAERLKEDPPRPKGELNVGACRTAPQRECLTTNYIDKRATEPFLSPAQFQPRGAPGGGFGNFFSRQISFFPFAKDLKLSPGARAPCLASGSDIRGVRTPPAPPRSSSGHGANVGDRAIPGSTEADGDRDAWRRRIRNELLKPSTSNGFNVDLLPRILYSSSPVVNILVESGAARYLEFRPLEAPVYVADLELDKENFAQETQDGERTDATRGGDGDAAAGGRTEKRTRPSCTEHRSFSVEPREVTGRQDGSECHEVKRRKTGTSGLDGTSRLSSQKSSSTKQVCAPLSGRAGTQQGEHDRPPHLTLEAVPLSRGSIFGSSLLTLREKRTLMKFVSRVATQFLSPQFLSAAHCWGRKESAAKKNDREAASLSGSHSKDIARGVPAGSGLQIEAGGSEGEQNRNFEDEGSPLHWEAFLRQHDLTDRLQRYVTFGVCLSECPFLGTPAAEKSPSVVSSSTQSVSALSGGKPYMTGSSLPHIGEVNSLGNSLVWTASEGERRLELFVQSVGAYSRQTASDGAWLYPLFGTSDLPQAFARVASLSEAICMLRAGIQEIKLLLRTDDSVTEARATQPSEASPRGLGNTELTAREEGGTEKQRNQRKRSLSQNVAAFGYDFCEVAREKGKVLEVKLTNGETVRTRLILFESESLPPLDTPVWNSSYLRKNEAGRGNTSSSSDDVCSSDQKGSPSCLSQTLFGTNPQEEGADTEKCVSTGGVRDLHREAHDTRERSGETGGVDEHRHPCANEKPRLEGTDSLYLFSCHLIAVCRKPVLNGKGFRMCVCTVRASSSNSEDGHEVQEISKVREHSEADDSQNVRSETDAKTVNFQRSPFSTARWPVHILQTDASCATAPRDYTVLHLVHLGCRSLGPCECCPTIVGSSERPSRHEKVTRSEQKEAKDVTAGGQSPGGPRVATLCREKEKTSRDESEGRMTRTQENISCKILREVLRSLLARAQDGNPEDDCLLSCSFVFCPALERPCEDAFANRSSKRFEGFLRGFREGPLIPADTLERLKKMGSCHREKGEKDKALGSEALPEQSDPAVACAETEPVTEETDGGSDEEKVREKASNHNGVNGVSALNSSPIERAKHSGVNEEDPAGGQSSGTLSAVSLALRNEDGRKETSASQVVTGDAKAENDEATQLSTTEMLVEASGVKGCGFVLLPSAPVTPFFSLLSEPLVCRDILSSLLSCKDTLNVDEMVPKHIMQGLEEVEEFQRVINAPYEQLDKLGISVTPEAEDELPVN